The Helianthus annuus cultivar XRQ/B chromosome 16, HanXRQr2.0-SUNRISE, whole genome shotgun sequence genome includes a window with the following:
- the LOC110917864 gene encoding plant-specific TFIIB-related protein PTF2, which yields MGSCKSCKSTSLIVDSVTGNLECSSCGVVQDFNNFEQQTFNADGPVDTNVRLGSSGSGYDYSYRETKIYQAQNIITDILSRLDLQQRFDEVNNMIKIITEEEYGSGNWFNVLVGACVYVVMRKANKLLPLTSVCDSIGCDIYELGRMVSRVVDHLDLKLPDFDIVGLFNRVFKEWVSGRNNNIGKDLSGKMVKQGIFLLQCMIKWYVTTGRRPVPAVVAVMVFVCELNDVEISIDDLAGQLNVAVATCKLRYKELLKCLVDVARANLPWGDDVNVKNIMINA from the coding sequence ATGGGTTCTTGCAAAAGCTGCAAGTCCACAAGCCTAATCGTCGATTCAGTAACCGGAAACCTAGAGTGCTCCTCATGCGGCGTCGTCCAAGATTTCAACAATTTTGAACAGCAAACGTTCAACGCTGACGGACCAGTCGATACAAACGTCCGATTAGGCTCATCAGGATCTGGATACGACTATTCTTACCGCGAAACCAAAATTTACCAAGCACAAAATATCATCACCGACATATTATCACGCCTTGATTTACAACAAAGATTTGATGAGGTTAATAACATGATTAAAATCATAACCGAAGAGGAGTACGGTTCAGGCAATTGGTTTAACGTACTCGTTGGCGCCTGTGTCTACGTAGTCATGCGAAAAGCAAACAAATTGTTACCATTGACGAGCGTATGCGATTCCATAGGTTGTGATATTTACGAGTTGGGTCGAATGGTGTCGCGTGTCGTTGATCATCTTGACTTGAAGCTGCCGGATTTCGATATAGTAGGGTTGTTCAATCGTGTATTTAAAGAATGGGTTAGCGGTAGGAATAATAATATCGGGAAAGATCTAAGCGGGAAGATGGTGAAACAGGGTATTTTCTTGCTACAATGTATGATCAAGTGGTACGTGACAACCGGCAGGCGGCCAGTgccggcggtggtggcggtgatggtgTTTGTTTGTGAGCTTAATGACGTTGAGATCAGTATCGATGATTTAGCCGGTCAGTTAAACGTGGCGGTTGCAACGTGCAAATTACGGTACAAAGAACTTCTAAAATGTTTAGTGGATGTTGCAAGAGCTAATCTACCATGGGGAGATGATGTTAATGTTAAGAATATTATGATAAACGCGTAG
- the LOC110919702 gene encoding DNA topoisomerase 3-alpha, translating into MAASGSGIHYENDPDLADVFKSMAAAKLPITVLNIAKKYSVAERLTYILSNGKSSRSSVNSVSYWEFNYFIQNQRCRMIFTAVDGHIMNLDFKMPFQDDWSRCKPIELFEKNIEKIEVKGKLNIINNLKQEAEQCQCLIRWLDCDREGESIASDVSEVCLKVNPDLHVYRALFSLLSDREIKMAAKNLKKFNTSLSDVASMLREMDLCAGASFTKFQTLEVGNKFIFPSVDKDDHVLIYGSCLFPALGFVVERSKETRESWMVGCKYNVGNHMISFEVPPTMLKFDATYEDAFPVYTSCVTVSGTARAVTLERTETNDRPRP; encoded by the coding sequence ATGGCTGCAAGCGGCAGTGGAATCCACTATGAAAATGATCCAGACCTGGCAGATGTTTTCAAAAGCATGGCGGCGGCGAAACTACCCATTACGGTTCTAAACATTGCCAAAAAATATTCAGTTGCTGAAAGGTTAACGTATATACTTTCCAATGGTAAGAGTTCCAGATCTTCAGTCAATTCAGTCAGTTATTGGGAGTTCAATTACTTCATTCAAAACCAGCGCTGTCGTATGATCTTCACGGCAGTTGATGGACATATTATGAACCTGGATTTCAAAATGCCTTTCCAGGATGACTGGTCACGTTGTAAACCCATTGAGCTCTTCGAAAAGaatattgagaaaattgaagtaAAGGGCAAACTAAACATAATAAACAATCTGAAACAAGAAGCGGAACAGTGCCAATGTCTTATACGTTGGCTAGACTGCGACAGGGAAGGGGAAAGTATCGCCAGCGATGTTAGCGAAGTTTGCTTGAAAGTTAATCCGGATCTCCATGTATACAGAGCTTTATTCTCATTATTATCTGACCGGGAAATCAAAATGGcagccaaaaatcttaaaaagtTTAATACGTCTTTATCTGATGTCGCATCCATGCTACGAGAAATGGATCTTTGTGCTGGTGCATCCTTTACAAAATTCCAAACATTGGAGGTGGGAAATAAATTTATCTTTCCTTCTGTGGACAAGGACGACCATGTTCTCATCTATGGTTCATGCTTGTTTCCGGCATTGGGTTTTGTGGTTGAAAGGTCTAAGGAGACACGTGAAAGTTGGATGGTTGGGTGTAAGTATAATGTTGGCAATCACATGATTAGTTTTGAAGTGCCGCCAACTATGCTTAAATTTGATGCTACTTATGAAGATGCGTTCCCAGTTTATACAAGCTGTGTAACGGTCTCCGGTACTGCAAGGGCGGTCACACTTGAAAGAACCGAAACGAATGACAGACCCCGCCCCTGA
- the LOC110918663 gene encoding endonuclease MutS2 isoform X1, protein MNLCNFVFFISPTKPSLTLTTRSFKCSSSPPTSHQLKLADSLQLQTLNILEWPSVCNQLSAFTSTTMGSSAARGGQVVIGRSPQESRRLLDQTSAAFALHLPPDFSGIEDVSEVVESAVSGQLLSIREICAVKRTLWSARALFEKLEKIGEQSERYYPLLEILQNCNFLTELEQKIDYCIDSKFLVILDRASEDLEIIRLERKSNMDDLDTLLKGISTKIYQAGGIDKPLVTKRRSRMCVGVKASHKSLLPNGVVLDVSSSGATYFTEPRDAVDLNNMEVRLSNAERAEEQAILGLLASEIAQSGSDIKYLLDKVLEVDLAIARAAHARWMNGKCPVISSGGFENDGLSINIEGIQHPLLLETSLGSLTGHATSKSGNSIMWCEENGVMGQSLTFPVPIDIKVEHETRVVVISGPNTGGKTASMKTLGVASIMLKAGMFLPARNHPTLPWFDFILADIGDSQSLEQSLSTFSGHLSRICKMLEVTTKQSLILIDEIGSGTDPSEGVALSTSILEYLKDKVNLAVITTHYADLSLLKKKDSQYENAAMEFSLQTLQPTYRILWGSTGESNALNIAKSIGFDEKVVARAETWVKRLMPDKAEKRRGLLYQSLMEEKNRLEVQANRAERIYSNVMDLYNEIKEEANDLPKRETALKAKEAQKTRKEIITMKSQLETIVKEYEAKIATASIDQLNTLLKESESAISSIIEAHCYTEESSATDAEASSLSVKLGDQVIVRELGNKLATIVEPPGTDGTTLVQYGKIRVRANVSGMRGIQSSSDTAPTPNSQSQIKKQGQRIKSLKNLSEVKNSEEIVYGPAVQTSKNTVDLRGMRVEEASHNLNLALSTFRPGSVLFIIHGMGTGVVKESVLQILKKHPRVLKFEQESPTNYGCTVAYIK, encoded by the exons ATGAATCTCTGCAACTTCGTCTTCTTCATCTCCCCCACAAAACCCTCACTAACCCTCACCACTCGCTCATTCAAATGCTCATCATCTCCACCAACAAGCCACCAACTCAAACTCGCTGACTCACTCCAACTCCAGACCTTAAACATACTCGAATGGCCATCGGTCTGCAACCAGCTCTCCGCCTTCACTTCCACCACCATGGGCAGTTCTGCTGCCCGAGGCGGGCAGGTTGTCATCGGACGGAGCCCTCAGGAGAGCCGGAGGCTCCTGGACCAGACCTCTGCTGCGTTTGCGCTTCATTTGCCGCCCGATTTCTCTGGCATTGAAGATGTTTCGGAGGTCGTTGAGTCGGCGGTTTCCGGTCAGTTGCTTTCGATACGAGAGATTTGTGCGGTGAAGCGGACGTTATGGTCTGCTAGGGCTTTGTTTGAAAAGTTGGAGAAGATTGGAGAACAATCGGAGAG GTACTATCCTCTGCTTGAAATTCTTCAGAATTGCAATTTCTTAACGGAGCTGGAGCAGAAAATAGACTATTGTATAGACAGTAAGTTCTTGGTTATACTCGACAGAGCCAGTGAAGATTTGGAGATTATTAGGTTAGAAAGAAAGAGTAACATGGATGATCTTGACACTCTGCTAAAAGGTATATCCACCAAGATTTATCAAGCAGGCGGTATCGACAAACCGTTGGTAACCAAACGACGATCACGAATGTGTGTTGGTGTCAAAGCTTCTCATAAGTCATTGCTGCCAAACGGTGTTGTTTTGGACGTTAGTAGCTCTGGAGCAACGTACTTTACGGAACCCAGAGACGCGGTAGACTTGAACAACATGGAAGTCCGACTTTCAAACGCAGAAAGGGCCGAGGAGCAAGCTATATTGGGATTACTTGCATCCGAAATTGCACAATCGGGTTCGGATATTAAGTATTTATTAGACAAAGTTCTAGAAGTTGATCTTGCAATCGCAAGAGCGGCTCATGCTCGTTGGATGAACGGAAAGTGTCCTGTGATAAGTTCAGGTGGTTTCGAAAATGACGGTTTATCAATAAACATTGAAGGTATTCAGCATCCTTTGCTTCTTGAGACCTCTTTGGGAAGTTTGACGGGTCATGCGACATCAAAATCTGGTAATTCGATTATGTGGTGTGAGGAAAATGGTGTGATGGGTCAATCTTTGACTTTTCCGGTTCCCATTGACATTAAAGTTGAACATGAAACAAGGGTGGTTGTGATCTCGGGACCGAACACTGGGGGTAAAACCGCTTCCATGAAAACATTAGGAGTTGCGTCTATTATGTTAAAGGCTGGCATGTTTTTGCCCGCTAGAAATCACCCTACGCTTCCGTGGTTTGATTTTATTTTGGCAGATATCGGAGACAGTCAG TCTCTGGAGCAAAGCCTCTCGACTTTTAGTGGCCACCTTTCACGGATTTGCAAGATGTTGGAAGTAACCACGAAACAATCACTCATTCTCATCGATGAAATCGGCAGTGGGACTGACCCGTCAGAAGGCGTGGCACTTTCTACCAGTATACTAGAGTATCTTAAAGATAAAGTCAACTTAGCAGTGATAACTACACATTATGCAGATTTATCTCTTTTAAAAAAGAAGGATTCTCAATACGAGAATGCGGCAATGGAGTTTTCGTTGCAGACTTTACAACCTACTTACAGGATACTTTGGGGAAGCACGGGCGAATCAAATGCATTGAATATTGCGAAATCAATAGGTTTTGATGAAAAAGTAGTTGCGCGTGCGGAAACGTGGGTTAAAAGGTTGATGCCAGATAAGGCTGAGAAGCGCAGAGGCTTGCTTTATCAGTCGTTAATGGAAGAAAAGAATAGATTAGAAGTTCAGGCAAATAGAGCTGAACGTATATATTCGAATGTTATGGATCTTTATAATGAG ATAAAGGAGGAGGCAAACGATCTTCCTAAACGTGAGACCGCTCTCAAGGCGAAAGAAGCTCAAAAAACCCGAAAAGAAATAATCACCATGAAATCTCAGTTAGAGACAATAGTGAAGGAATACGAAGCAAAAATTGCAACCGCCAGTATTGATCAGCTTAATACACTTCTTAAGGAATCCGAGTCGGCCATTTCGTCAATTATCGAAGCTCATTGTTATACCGAAGAATCATCTGCCACAGATGCGGAGGCCTCGTCCCTTTCAGTGAAACTTGGGGACCAAGTCATCGTGAGGGAATTAGGCAATAAATTAGCCACTATAGTCGAGCCACCTGGCACTGATGGCACTACTCTTGTTCAATATGGTAAAATTAGAGTTCGAGCGAATGTAAGCGGTATGAGAGGTATTCAGAGTAGTAGTGATACAGCTCCGACACCAAATTCACAATCACAAATCAAAAAGCAG GGACAGAGGATTAAAAGCCTCAAGAATTTATCAGAGGTTAAGAACAGTGAAGAGATTGTGTATGGACCAGCGGTGCAGACATCGAAAAACACGGTTGATTTACGCGGTATGCGAGTCGAGGAAGCGTCTCACAACCTTAACTTGGCTCTTAGTACATTCAGGCCCGGTTCGGTTCTCTTTATTATTCATGGGATGGGTACTGGTGTTGTGAAGGAGTCCGTGttacaaatattaaaaaaacaccCGCGTGTTCTTAAGTTTGAACAGGAAAGTCCAACTAACTATGGTTGTACAGTTGCTTACATCAAATGA
- the LOC110918663 gene encoding endonuclease MutS2 isoform X2 has product MNLCNFVFFISPTKPSLTLTTRSFKCSSSPPTSHQLKLADSLQLQTLNILEWPSVCNQLSAFTSTTMGSSAARGGQVVIGRSPQESRRLLDQTSAAFALHLPPDFSGIEDVSEVVESAVSGQLLSIREICAVKRTLWSARALFEKLEKIGEQSERYYPLLEILQNCNFLTELEQKIDYCIDSKFLVILDRASEDLEIIRLERKSNMDDLDTLLKGISTKIYQAGGIDKPLVTKRRSRMCVGVKASHKSLLPNGVVLDVSSSGATYFTEPRDAVDLNNMEVRLSNAERAEEQAILGLLASEIAQSGSDIKYLLDKVLEVDLAIARAAHARWMNGKCPVISSGGFENDGLSINIEGIQHPLLLETSLGSLTGHATSKSGNSIMWCEENGVMGQSLTFPVPIDIKVEHETRVVVISGPNTGGKTASMKTLGVASIMLKAGMFLPARNHPTLPWFDFILADIGDSQSLEQSLSTFSGHLSRICKMLEVTTKQSLILIDEIGSGTDPSEGVALSTSILEYLKDKVNLAVITTHYADLSLLKKKDSQYENAAMEFSLQTLQPTYRILWGSTGESNALNIAKSIGFDEKVVARAETWVKRLMPDKAEKRRGLLYQSLMEEKNRLEVQANRAERIYSNVMDLYNEIKEEANDLPKRETALKAKEAQKTRKEIITMKSQLETIVKEYEAKIATASIDQLNTLLKESESAISSIIEAHCYTEESSATDAEASSLSVKLGDQVIVRELGNKLATIVEPPGTDGTTLVQYGKIRVRANVSGMRGIQSSSDTAPTPNSQSQIKKQRIKSLKNLSEVKNSEEIVYGPAVQTSKNTVDLRGMRVEEASHNLNLALSTFRPGSVLFIIHGMGTGVVKESVLQILKKHPRVLKFEQESPTNYGCTVAYIK; this is encoded by the exons ATGAATCTCTGCAACTTCGTCTTCTTCATCTCCCCCACAAAACCCTCACTAACCCTCACCACTCGCTCATTCAAATGCTCATCATCTCCACCAACAAGCCACCAACTCAAACTCGCTGACTCACTCCAACTCCAGACCTTAAACATACTCGAATGGCCATCGGTCTGCAACCAGCTCTCCGCCTTCACTTCCACCACCATGGGCAGTTCTGCTGCCCGAGGCGGGCAGGTTGTCATCGGACGGAGCCCTCAGGAGAGCCGGAGGCTCCTGGACCAGACCTCTGCTGCGTTTGCGCTTCATTTGCCGCCCGATTTCTCTGGCATTGAAGATGTTTCGGAGGTCGTTGAGTCGGCGGTTTCCGGTCAGTTGCTTTCGATACGAGAGATTTGTGCGGTGAAGCGGACGTTATGGTCTGCTAGGGCTTTGTTTGAAAAGTTGGAGAAGATTGGAGAACAATCGGAGAG GTACTATCCTCTGCTTGAAATTCTTCAGAATTGCAATTTCTTAACGGAGCTGGAGCAGAAAATAGACTATTGTATAGACAGTAAGTTCTTGGTTATACTCGACAGAGCCAGTGAAGATTTGGAGATTATTAGGTTAGAAAGAAAGAGTAACATGGATGATCTTGACACTCTGCTAAAAGGTATATCCACCAAGATTTATCAAGCAGGCGGTATCGACAAACCGTTGGTAACCAAACGACGATCACGAATGTGTGTTGGTGTCAAAGCTTCTCATAAGTCATTGCTGCCAAACGGTGTTGTTTTGGACGTTAGTAGCTCTGGAGCAACGTACTTTACGGAACCCAGAGACGCGGTAGACTTGAACAACATGGAAGTCCGACTTTCAAACGCAGAAAGGGCCGAGGAGCAAGCTATATTGGGATTACTTGCATCCGAAATTGCACAATCGGGTTCGGATATTAAGTATTTATTAGACAAAGTTCTAGAAGTTGATCTTGCAATCGCAAGAGCGGCTCATGCTCGTTGGATGAACGGAAAGTGTCCTGTGATAAGTTCAGGTGGTTTCGAAAATGACGGTTTATCAATAAACATTGAAGGTATTCAGCATCCTTTGCTTCTTGAGACCTCTTTGGGAAGTTTGACGGGTCATGCGACATCAAAATCTGGTAATTCGATTATGTGGTGTGAGGAAAATGGTGTGATGGGTCAATCTTTGACTTTTCCGGTTCCCATTGACATTAAAGTTGAACATGAAACAAGGGTGGTTGTGATCTCGGGACCGAACACTGGGGGTAAAACCGCTTCCATGAAAACATTAGGAGTTGCGTCTATTATGTTAAAGGCTGGCATGTTTTTGCCCGCTAGAAATCACCCTACGCTTCCGTGGTTTGATTTTATTTTGGCAGATATCGGAGACAGTCAG TCTCTGGAGCAAAGCCTCTCGACTTTTAGTGGCCACCTTTCACGGATTTGCAAGATGTTGGAAGTAACCACGAAACAATCACTCATTCTCATCGATGAAATCGGCAGTGGGACTGACCCGTCAGAAGGCGTGGCACTTTCTACCAGTATACTAGAGTATCTTAAAGATAAAGTCAACTTAGCAGTGATAACTACACATTATGCAGATTTATCTCTTTTAAAAAAGAAGGATTCTCAATACGAGAATGCGGCAATGGAGTTTTCGTTGCAGACTTTACAACCTACTTACAGGATACTTTGGGGAAGCACGGGCGAATCAAATGCATTGAATATTGCGAAATCAATAGGTTTTGATGAAAAAGTAGTTGCGCGTGCGGAAACGTGGGTTAAAAGGTTGATGCCAGATAAGGCTGAGAAGCGCAGAGGCTTGCTTTATCAGTCGTTAATGGAAGAAAAGAATAGATTAGAAGTTCAGGCAAATAGAGCTGAACGTATATATTCGAATGTTATGGATCTTTATAATGAG ATAAAGGAGGAGGCAAACGATCTTCCTAAACGTGAGACCGCTCTCAAGGCGAAAGAAGCTCAAAAAACCCGAAAAGAAATAATCACCATGAAATCTCAGTTAGAGACAATAGTGAAGGAATACGAAGCAAAAATTGCAACCGCCAGTATTGATCAGCTTAATACACTTCTTAAGGAATCCGAGTCGGCCATTTCGTCAATTATCGAAGCTCATTGTTATACCGAAGAATCATCTGCCACAGATGCGGAGGCCTCGTCCCTTTCAGTGAAACTTGGGGACCAAGTCATCGTGAGGGAATTAGGCAATAAATTAGCCACTATAGTCGAGCCACCTGGCACTGATGGCACTACTCTTGTTCAATATGGTAAAATTAGAGTTCGAGCGAATGTAAGCGGTATGAGAGGTATTCAGAGTAGTAGTGATACAGCTCCGACACCAAATTCACAATCACAAATCAAAAAGCAG AGGATTAAAAGCCTCAAGAATTTATCAGAGGTTAAGAACAGTGAAGAGATTGTGTATGGACCAGCGGTGCAGACATCGAAAAACACGGTTGATTTACGCGGTATGCGAGTCGAGGAAGCGTCTCACAACCTTAACTTGGCTCTTAGTACATTCAGGCCCGGTTCGGTTCTCTTTATTATTCATGGGATGGGTACTGGTGTTGTGAAGGAGTCCGTGttacaaatattaaaaaaacaccCGCGTGTTCTTAAGTTTGAACAGGAAAGTCCAACTAACTATGGTTGTACAGTTGCTTACATCAAATGA
- the LOC110917457 gene encoding uncharacterized protein LOC110917457 — protein MSSSKPSSRRKKSIESTTPETELKGVMIEEDGFNFGAGKLKQRAQKKQRSAFEDDLDADLSSDIKGLMNALHQIKEKAQKDGQKKKEETISSVASEIRSKFDELKSKVEKERQNFAKALSKSSKECENLLKNETAKFQAVYDNFCKDKNSHLQALNDTISKYEEEREKLLMKYEQHRKKEKNMITEHEKACATKIAELEESLKKKKQDDKTFSLLRKTLGSFLDNASDEDFPADD, from the exons ATGTCATCTTCAAAACCGAGTTCGAGGAGGAAGAAGAGCATCGAATCGACAACTCCAGAAACGGAATTGAAAGGAGTGATGATCGAAGAAGACGGTTTCAATTTCGGTGCTGGTAAATTGAAGCAGCGAGCTCAGAAGAAGCAGCGATCTGCCTTCGAAGATGATCTCGATGCAGATCTATCTAG CGATATAAAAGGTTTGATGAACGCCTTACATCAGATCAAAGAGAAAGCACAGAAGGACGGGCAGAAGAAAAAGGAGGAGACTATTTCGAG TGTTGCATCAGAAATCAGGTCTAAGTTTGATGAGTTGAAGTCCAAAGTAGAGAAAGAAAG GCAAAACTTTGCTAAGGCACTATCAAAGAGCTCCAAAGAG TGTGAGAACTTACTGAAGAATGAGACTGCCAAGTTTCAAGCAGTTTATGACAATTTCTGCAAGGACAAGAACTCACATCTGCAAGCCCTTAACG ATACCATTTCAAAATACGAAGAGGAGAGGGAGAAACTGCTCATGAAATACGAACAACACA gaaagaaagaaaagaacATGATAACTGAGCATGAAAAGGCTTGTGCAACCAAAATTGCTGAACTGGAAGAGTCTCTGAAGAAAAAGAAGCAG GATGACAAGACATTCAGCCTTTTAAGGAAAACTCTAGGCTCGTTTCTTGACAATGCGTCTGATGAGGACTTCCCGGCTGATGATTGA
- the LOC110916178 gene encoding probable 2-carboxy-D-arabinitol-1-phosphatase isoform X2 has translation MNIILTTTHLPFNSISDKPQKFPKFYTPCSCPAFQVQCCSSSGSELTLTTVGKDDSLTGGAYDFSKATTSLTRKLLSSPKKVTLVRHGLSTWNDEKRVQGSSNLSILTETGIMQAEKCKKALVDIRFDQCFSSPISRAKTTAEILWSEREEPVIFLDSLKEAHLFHLEGMKNVEAMQRYPKDHTAWREDPSNFNVNGVYPLRQVWDAASVAWKQILFTPGENFLVVTHKSILRALICTALGLGPERFRAFDVNNGGITVFKFNVEGEAMLQSLNMTAHMYTDHTYIY, from the exons ATGAACATTATTCTCACAACTACTCATTTACCCTTTAATTCTATTTCAGATAAACCGCAAAAGTTCCCCAAATTTTACACCCCTTGTTCATGTCCAGCATTTCAAGTTCAATGTTGTTCTTCATCAGGTTCAGAGTTAACATTAACCACCG TTGGAAAGGATGATTCGTTGACGGGTGGTGCGTATGATTTTAGTAAAGCAACGACTTCTCTTACACGAAAGTTATTGTCATCTCCGAAGAAAGTGACTCTTGTAAGGCATGGATTAAGTACATGGAACGATGAAAAGCGAGTTCAG GGCAGCTCAAACTTGTCAATCTTGACAGAAACCGGAATTATGCAAGCAGAAAAATGCAAGAAAGCTTTGGTGGATATACGCTTTGATCAGTGTTTTTCTAGTCCAATTTCTCGTGCCAAG ACAACTGCTGAAATCTTGTGGTCTGAGAGGGAAGAGCCTGTGATCTTTCTTGATTCCCTGAAGGAGGCACACCTATTCCACCTTGAAGGCATGAAAAATG TGGAGGCTATGCAAAGATATCCGAAGGACCACACAGCGTGGAGAGAAGATCCTTCCAATTTCAATGTAAACGGTGTTTATCCTCTTAGACAAGTATGGGATGCTGCAAGTGTAGCTTGGAAGCAAATCTTGTTTACACCC GGGGAAAATTTTCTTGTAGTGACCCATAAATCAATATTGCGGGCGCTAATCTGCACGGCTCTTGGACTAGGCCCGGAGAG GTTCAGAGCATTTGATGTGAATAATGGTGGAATAACGGTGTTCAAGTTCAATGTGGAAGGTGAAGCCATGCTTCAATCTTTGAACATGACAGCTCATATGTACACAGATCACACTTATATTTATTAA
- the LOC110916178 gene encoding probable 2-carboxy-D-arabinitol-1-phosphatase isoform X1, whose product MNIILTTTHLPFNSISDKPQKFPKFYTPCSCPAFQVQCCSSSGSELTLTTGTVGKDDSLTGGAYDFSKATTSLTRKLLSSPKKVTLVRHGLSTWNDEKRVQGSSNLSILTETGIMQAEKCKKALVDIRFDQCFSSPISRAKTTAEILWSEREEPVIFLDSLKEAHLFHLEGMKNVEAMQRYPKDHTAWREDPSNFNVNGVYPLRQVWDAASVAWKQILFTPGENFLVVTHKSILRALICTALGLGPERFRAFDVNNGGITVFKFNVEGEAMLQSLNMTAHMYTDHTYIY is encoded by the exons ATGAACATTATTCTCACAACTACTCATTTACCCTTTAATTCTATTTCAGATAAACCGCAAAAGTTCCCCAAATTTTACACCCCTTGTTCATGTCCAGCATTTCAAGTTCAATGTTGTTCTTCATCAGGTTCAGAGTTAACATTAACCACCG GGACAGTTGGAAAGGATGATTCGTTGACGGGTGGTGCGTATGATTTTAGTAAAGCAACGACTTCTCTTACACGAAAGTTATTGTCATCTCCGAAGAAAGTGACTCTTGTAAGGCATGGATTAAGTACATGGAACGATGAAAAGCGAGTTCAG GGCAGCTCAAACTTGTCAATCTTGACAGAAACCGGAATTATGCAAGCAGAAAAATGCAAGAAAGCTTTGGTGGATATACGCTTTGATCAGTGTTTTTCTAGTCCAATTTCTCGTGCCAAG ACAACTGCTGAAATCTTGTGGTCTGAGAGGGAAGAGCCTGTGATCTTTCTTGATTCCCTGAAGGAGGCACACCTATTCCACCTTGAAGGCATGAAAAATG TGGAGGCTATGCAAAGATATCCGAAGGACCACACAGCGTGGAGAGAAGATCCTTCCAATTTCAATGTAAACGGTGTTTATCCTCTTAGACAAGTATGGGATGCTGCAAGTGTAGCTTGGAAGCAAATCTTGTTTACACCC GGGGAAAATTTTCTTGTAGTGACCCATAAATCAATATTGCGGGCGCTAATCTGCACGGCTCTTGGACTAGGCCCGGAGAG GTTCAGAGCATTTGATGTGAATAATGGTGGAATAACGGTGTTCAAGTTCAATGTGGAAGGTGAAGCCATGCTTCAATCTTTGAACATGACAGCTCATATGTACACAGATCACACTTATATTTATTAA